One Paenarthrobacter aurescens TC1 DNA window includes the following coding sequences:
- the mraY gene encoding phospho-N-acetylmuramoyl-pentapeptide-transferase (identified by match to protein family HMM PF00953; match to protein family HMM TIGR00445): MIALLIGAGVALLVALIGTPLFIRFLVAKSYGQFIRDDGPTSHHTKRGTPTMGGTVVVAAVLISYFVTHLIMWMMNPDSAGPSASGLLLLFLMVGMGFVGFLDDFIKISNKRSLGLNARAKLILQAAVGIIFAVLVLQFPNEDGLRPASTQISLVRDIPWLDLAFGGTVVGAILFVLWSNLIITAATNGVNLTDGLDGLAAGASIMVFGAYTIMGIWQNNQACGSPREAGSGCYQVRDPMDLALLAAILSAALVGFLWWNTSPAKIFMGDTGSLAIGGAVAAFAILSRTELLLAFIGGLFVLITLSVIIQVGFFKLSGGKRVFKMAPLQHHFELKGWDEVTVVVRFWILAGLFVAAGLGIFYAEWVVLL; encoded by the coding sequence GTGATTGCACTTTTGATCGGCGCCGGCGTCGCCCTTCTGGTGGCCCTGATAGGGACGCCCCTGTTCATCAGGTTCCTCGTGGCCAAGAGCTACGGACAATTCATCCGGGACGACGGACCGACGTCCCACCACACCAAGCGGGGCACTCCCACCATGGGCGGAACCGTGGTGGTGGCCGCCGTGCTCATCAGCTACTTCGTAACGCACCTGATCATGTGGATGATGAACCCGGACTCAGCCGGTCCCTCGGCATCCGGGCTGCTGTTGCTGTTCCTCATGGTTGGCATGGGATTTGTAGGCTTCCTCGATGACTTCATCAAGATCTCCAACAAGCGAAGCCTCGGCCTCAATGCACGCGCCAAGCTGATCCTCCAGGCAGCCGTTGGCATCATCTTTGCGGTCCTGGTCCTCCAGTTCCCCAACGAGGATGGTCTGCGTCCTGCCTCTACCCAGATTTCCCTGGTGCGCGATATTCCCTGGTTGGACCTCGCCTTCGGCGGGACCGTGGTGGGCGCCATCCTGTTTGTTCTGTGGTCCAACTTGATCATCACCGCCGCCACCAACGGCGTTAATCTGACCGATGGCCTGGACGGGTTGGCAGCAGGAGCATCCATTATGGTCTTCGGCGCGTACACCATCATGGGGATCTGGCAGAACAACCAGGCCTGCGGATCACCACGGGAAGCCGGCAGCGGTTGCTACCAAGTGCGCGACCCCATGGACCTTGCCCTGCTGGCGGCGATTCTCAGTGCCGCCCTGGTGGGCTTCCTGTGGTGGAATACGTCCCCCGCCAAGATCTTCATGGGGGACACGGGATCGTTGGCCATTGGTGGAGCCGTTGCGGCTTTCGCCATCCTGTCGCGCACCGAACTCCTGCTTGCCTTCATTGGTGGCCTCTTTGTGCTGATCACCCTGTCCGTCATCATCCAAGTGGGCTTCTTCAAGCTCAGCGGCGGCAAACGTGTTTTCAAAATGGCTCCCTTGCAACACCACTTTGAACTAAAGGGCTGGGACGAAGTCACTGTAGTGGTCCGGTTCTGGATACTCGCAGGGCTCTTCGTGGCCGCCGGACTGGGAATTTTCTATGCTGAATGGGTGGTGCTGCTGTGA
- the murD gene encoding UDP-N-acetylmuramoylalanine--D-glutamate ligase (identified by match to protein family HMM PF02875; match to protein family HMM TIGR01087) produces the protein MNESPESTPSNADRLNELTSWDADWTGLRVVVTGIGVSGFSAADTLIELGAKVVVVDAATTAKAEAQADTLKIVGAVDVLLGEEAVKALPLIDGSLPELVVTSPGWRPDQALLAAAKRKHIAVWGDVELAWRLRERAGRKTADWLTITGTNGKTTTVGMAESMLQAAGLKAIAVGNVGTPILDALRDPVDYDAFAVELSSFQLHWSHSLSPVASVCLNVAEDHVDWHGSYASYLADKAKVYENTQKAAIYNAEQIETERMVENADVVEGCRAIGFTTNTPAVSMLGVVDGLLVDRAFIAERKDSAAELAAMTDLGPVAPRHMVANALAAAALVRAYGIEPAAVKQGLVNYLPGAHRIQLVANHNDVLWINDSKATNPHAASAALSAFQKVVWIAGGLSKGVNYDDLVKEHAPRLKAVVLIGTDTEALEGSLQRHAPDVPVIAPPKGDTEGVQTAAGDAASPIYGETVMAQAVASAAAVATPGDTVLMAPAAASMDQFSSYAHRGDAFVLAVRELVEGQATTTEE, from the coding sequence GTGAACGAAAGCCCGGAATCGACGCCGTCGAACGCCGACAGGCTTAACGAACTCACCAGCTGGGATGCTGACTGGACGGGTCTGCGCGTCGTAGTGACCGGCATCGGTGTGTCCGGCTTCTCAGCTGCGGACACGCTCATCGAACTCGGCGCAAAGGTGGTGGTGGTTGACGCCGCCACCACTGCAAAGGCCGAAGCCCAGGCCGACACCCTGAAAATCGTGGGTGCCGTGGATGTGCTGTTGGGTGAAGAAGCCGTGAAGGCACTTCCTTTGATCGACGGTTCCTTGCCCGAGCTTGTGGTGACGTCGCCTGGGTGGCGCCCCGACCAAGCACTGCTTGCCGCTGCGAAGCGGAAGCACATCGCCGTCTGGGGAGACGTGGAGCTCGCATGGCGACTCAGGGAGCGCGCAGGGCGCAAGACCGCCGATTGGCTGACGATCACCGGCACCAACGGCAAGACCACAACAGTGGGTATGGCTGAATCCATGCTTCAGGCTGCCGGGCTCAAAGCGATCGCAGTGGGAAACGTCGGCACCCCTATTCTCGACGCCCTACGGGATCCTGTGGACTACGACGCCTTTGCAGTTGAGCTCTCCAGCTTCCAGCTGCACTGGAGCCACTCGTTGTCTCCCGTGGCAAGTGTGTGCCTGAATGTTGCCGAGGACCACGTCGACTGGCACGGCTCCTATGCCTCGTACCTCGCGGACAAGGCCAAGGTGTACGAGAACACCCAAAAGGCCGCGATCTACAACGCCGAGCAAATCGAAACTGAACGAATGGTGGAGAACGCCGACGTCGTGGAGGGGTGCCGGGCCATCGGATTTACCACCAACACTCCGGCCGTCAGCATGCTGGGCGTGGTGGACGGTCTGCTCGTTGACCGGGCGTTCATTGCCGAGCGCAAGGACTCGGCTGCAGAACTTGCCGCGATGACGGATCTAGGGCCGGTTGCGCCCCGCCATATGGTAGCCAATGCCCTTGCGGCGGCAGCCTTGGTCCGCGCCTATGGAATCGAGCCGGCGGCGGTAAAACAGGGCCTGGTCAACTACTTGCCAGGCGCCCACCGGATCCAGCTGGTGGCCAACCATAACGATGTCCTGTGGATCAACGACTCCAAGGCCACCAACCCGCACGCGGCCTCCGCTGCACTCTCGGCTTTTCAGAAGGTTGTGTGGATCGCCGGCGGACTCTCCAAGGGCGTCAATTACGACGACCTGGTCAAGGAGCACGCCCCAAGGCTGAAAGCCGTTGTGCTCATTGGCACCGACACCGAAGCCCTGGAGGGCTCCCTCCAGCGACACGCTCCGGATGTCCCGGTGATAGCGCCCCCCAAGGGCGACACTGAAGGAGTGCAGACCGCAGCCGGAGACGCCGCTTCGCCAATCTATGGTGAGACCGTCATGGCTCAGGCCGTGGCATCGGCGGCCGCCGTGGCAACGCCCGGCGACACTGTGCTGATGGCACCGGCGGCTGCATCCATGGATCAGTTCTCTTCCTACGCTCACCGTGGCGACGCTTTCGTCCTGGCAGTTCGCGAGCTTGTGGAAGGGCAGGCAACGACCACCGAGGAGTAA
- the ftsW gene encoding cell division protein FtsW (identified by match to protein family HMM PF01098; match to protein family HMM TIGR02614) yields the protein MVSTPTRTRGKEPRDGKPKAASDDGSRPKGLRGHLRSFWESLEGKGKAPNSSTYYLILGCALALTAIGIMMVLSASSVEAISEGKSPYADALKQAVFGVVGLIAMYVISRTNVNWMKRLSWWALGAVIALLALVQIMGNTVNGNKNWIDIGGITLQPSEMAKLILCVWIAAVLARKQKLLHRWMHVIIPVVPGAGLVIALVMLGNDLGTVIVIAAITAAGLYFAGVPGRMLAIAGAVGALGAVLGTISSQNRICRITSWLGTASQQCTEQFDFDFQSTNGMYGLAQGSWTGLGLGQSRQKYNWLPEAHNDFIFAIIGEELGLVGTIVVLVLFAILGIAIFRVVVRQTDPFQRTLAGGIMVWLLGQASMNMAVVTQLLPVVGVPLPFISYGGSALIMSLCGVGVVLSLARGQLPAQQRSGFLPRLISKTARKRT from the coding sequence ATGGTCAGCACGCCCACCCGCACCCGCGGCAAAGAACCCCGGGACGGGAAACCCAAGGCCGCGTCCGATGACGGCAGCCGGCCCAAGGGGCTCCGCGGGCACCTGCGCAGCTTCTGGGAGAGCCTCGAAGGCAAAGGCAAAGCCCCCAACAGCTCCACGTATTACCTGATCCTCGGCTGTGCCCTGGCGTTGACAGCCATCGGCATCATGATGGTGTTGTCCGCCTCCAGCGTTGAAGCCATCTCCGAGGGTAAGTCGCCTTATGCTGACGCCCTCAAGCAGGCGGTCTTCGGCGTCGTTGGGCTCATTGCGATGTATGTCATCTCGCGGACCAACGTGAACTGGATGAAGAGATTGTCTTGGTGGGCGCTGGGAGCCGTGATTGCCCTTCTTGCCTTGGTGCAGATCATGGGCAACACGGTGAACGGCAACAAGAACTGGATCGACATCGGTGGAATCACCCTTCAGCCGTCAGAGATGGCCAAGCTGATCCTCTGTGTCTGGATCGCCGCCGTCCTGGCGCGGAAGCAGAAACTCCTTCACCGGTGGATGCACGTCATCATTCCCGTGGTTCCCGGCGCTGGCCTGGTTATCGCGTTGGTGATGTTGGGCAACGACCTCGGAACAGTCATAGTCATCGCGGCGATCACCGCAGCCGGGCTCTATTTCGCCGGCGTACCGGGCCGGATGCTGGCCATCGCCGGCGCTGTGGGTGCCCTCGGCGCTGTCCTGGGCACCATCAGCAGCCAAAACCGGATCTGTCGCATCACGTCCTGGTTGGGTACCGCCTCGCAGCAGTGCACCGAGCAGTTCGACTTCGATTTCCAATCCACCAACGGCATGTACGGTCTCGCCCAAGGAAGCTGGACGGGACTGGGCCTTGGTCAAAGCCGACAGAAATACAACTGGCTGCCGGAAGCACACAACGACTTCATTTTCGCCATTATCGGCGAGGAGCTCGGCCTCGTGGGAACGATCGTGGTGCTGGTCCTGTTCGCGATTCTGGGCATTGCCATTTTCCGTGTAGTGGTCCGGCAGACTGATCCTTTCCAGCGCACTCTTGCGGGCGGAATCATGGTGTGGTTGCTAGGCCAGGCCAGTATGAATATGGCCGTGGTGACTCAGCTCCTTCCCGTGGTGGGGGTGCCGCTGCCTTTCATCTCCTATGGTGGCTCCGCGCTGATCATGTCACTCTGCGGCGTGGGCGTAGTCTTGTCTTTGGCCCGCGGCCAATTGCCAGCGCAGCAACGTTCAGGATTCCTGCCGCGCCTCATATCCAAGACCGCACGAAAGCGTACCTAG
- the murG gene encoding undecaprenyldiphospho-muramoylpentapeptide beta-N-acetylglucosaminyltransferase (identified by match to protein family HMM PF03033; match to protein family HMM PF04101; match to protein family HMM TIGR01133): MTFDSANASKPLSVVLAGGGTAGHVSPLLAIADAIREKRPEAAILAVGTPSGMETRLVPAAGYELATIDRVPFPRRPSADLVKLPARLSGAVRQARRILEEARADVLVGVGGYVCTPMYLAARKLRIPIVIHEANMKAGLANRVGARFSNHVAVAFAGTRLRGARHVGMPMRRAISGLDRAVAAPAARAALGLDAQRPALIVTGGSSGALSINRAITAALPALAAAGVQTLHITGNGKAVKDDDGGLLTADGYRQVEYVDGMENVYAAADVLLARAGAGTVSEVAAVGVPAVFVPLPIGNGEQALNAAPLVAAGGAVMVDDKDLSPEWLRSELIPLLTDRSRLNEMARKSEALGIRNADQRMADLVLEAVSA, from the coding sequence ATGACTTTTGATTCCGCCAACGCATCCAAGCCTTTGTCCGTCGTCCTTGCCGGCGGCGGAACTGCCGGCCACGTCAGCCCTCTGCTGGCCATTGCCGATGCCATCAGGGAAAAGCGTCCGGAGGCTGCCATCCTTGCTGTTGGTACGCCGTCGGGCATGGAAACCCGGCTGGTCCCCGCAGCCGGGTACGAGCTCGCCACCATTGACCGTGTTCCGTTTCCGCGGAGGCCTTCAGCGGATCTCGTTAAGTTGCCGGCCCGTCTGAGCGGCGCGGTCCGGCAGGCGCGGCGCATCCTGGAGGAAGCCCGCGCGGACGTTCTGGTGGGGGTGGGTGGTTACGTCTGTACGCCGATGTACCTTGCTGCCCGGAAACTCCGGATTCCCATCGTCATCCATGAGGCCAACATGAAAGCCGGCCTGGCCAATCGCGTTGGCGCCCGGTTCAGTAACCATGTTGCCGTGGCATTTGCCGGTACCCGGTTGCGGGGTGCACGCCATGTCGGCATGCCCATGCGCCGGGCCATCTCGGGACTGGACCGGGCGGTCGCTGCGCCTGCGGCTAGGGCTGCGCTCGGCTTGGACGCACAGCGCCCTGCCCTGATCGTCACCGGCGGATCCTCGGGAGCATTAAGCATCAACCGTGCCATCACTGCAGCCCTCCCCGCGTTGGCGGCGGCCGGCGTGCAGACGCTGCACATCACGGGCAACGGCAAGGCCGTCAAGGATGACGACGGCGGACTTCTCACCGCTGACGGCTATCGGCAGGTTGAGTACGTGGATGGCATGGAGAACGTTTACGCAGCTGCCGATGTCCTCCTCGCCCGTGCCGGTGCCGGCACCGTCAGCGAGGTAGCGGCGGTGGGAGTCCCCGCAGTGTTCGTGCCCTTGCCCATCGGCAACGGAGAGCAGGCACTGAACGCCGCTCCCTTGGTTGCGGCCGGTGGCGCCGTGATGGTGGATGACAAAGACCTCAGTCCGGAATGGCTTAGGAGCGAATTGATTCCGCTTCTGACTGACCGCAGCAGGCTCAACGAAATGGCCCGGAAATCCGAGGCCCTTGGAATCAGAAACGCCGATCAGCGCATGGCTGATCTTGTCTTGGAAGCGGTATCCGCATGA
- the murC gene encoding UDP-N-acetylmuramate--alanine ligase (identified by match to protein family HMM PF01225; match to protein family HMM PF02875; match to protein family HMM TIGR01082), with protein MTTSIAGLESLGRVHFIGIGGVGMSAVARIMVSRGVPVSGSDVKDLPVMRDLSSAGARIAVGYDAGNLGDAQTIVAGSAIRADNPELVAAREAGLPVLHRSEALAATMAGHRVVTVAGTHGKSTTTSMVAVLLKEAGLDPSFAIGANVPALGVNAAHGSSDIFVAEADESDGSFLNYRPLIAVVTNVEADHLDHYGTPEAVFASFDDFAALLPAQGVLLACSDDAGARALADRTASKGTTRVLTYGTSDDADIRLHDGGPGDVSVALDGGVHKLELQVPGRHNALNAAAAFAVAVELGVEPGAAAAALGHFTGASRRFELKGRGRGVRVYDDYAHHPTEVRAALSAARSVAGDNKVHVLFQPHLFSRTREFSQEFAAALDLADTALVLDIYPAREDPIPGVTSTLITDHLVNGRLVSADEAVDAVAAVASEGDVVLTVGAGDVTAYGPVIVEALGG; from the coding sequence ATGACCACCAGCATCGCCGGACTCGAGTCCCTCGGGCGCGTTCACTTCATCGGAATCGGCGGAGTGGGCATGTCCGCGGTCGCACGCATCATGGTGTCGCGGGGTGTTCCGGTCAGCGGGTCGGACGTCAAGGATTTGCCGGTCATGCGTGACCTTTCCTCGGCAGGCGCACGCATTGCCGTGGGCTACGACGCAGGAAACCTGGGGGACGCCCAGACGATCGTTGCCGGCTCAGCCATCCGCGCGGATAACCCGGAGCTGGTGGCGGCTCGCGAGGCCGGGTTGCCCGTACTTCACCGTTCGGAAGCTCTGGCCGCCACTATGGCCGGGCACCGGGTGGTCACCGTGGCGGGTACCCATGGCAAATCCACTACCACGTCGATGGTTGCGGTGCTCCTCAAGGAAGCCGGCTTGGATCCCTCCTTCGCGATCGGCGCGAATGTTCCGGCACTCGGCGTCAATGCAGCACACGGGTCCTCCGACATTTTCGTGGCAGAGGCCGATGAATCGGATGGTTCGTTCCTCAACTACCGGCCATTGATTGCCGTGGTCACCAATGTCGAGGCCGACCACTTGGATCACTACGGGACGCCGGAGGCCGTGTTCGCGTCCTTCGATGACTTTGCGGCGCTCTTGCCCGCCCAGGGTGTTCTGCTGGCGTGTTCCGACGACGCCGGCGCCCGGGCCTTGGCGGATCGTACAGCGTCCAAGGGGACCACACGCGTGCTGACGTACGGAACGTCCGACGACGCGGACATCCGGCTTCACGACGGCGGCCCGGGCGACGTTTCGGTTGCCCTTGACGGTGGCGTCCACAAACTCGAACTGCAGGTACCTGGGCGGCACAACGCCTTGAACGCGGCAGCTGCGTTCGCCGTCGCCGTCGAACTCGGTGTGGAACCCGGCGCTGCAGCAGCAGCACTGGGCCACTTCACCGGTGCGTCGCGGCGATTTGAGCTCAAAGGCCGGGGCAGGGGAGTGCGGGTCTACGATGATTACGCACACCATCCCACAGAGGTCCGTGCAGCTTTGTCCGCGGCCCGTTCTGTGGCCGGGGACAACAAGGTGCACGTCCTCTTCCAGCCGCATCTGTTTTCGCGCACGCGTGAGTTCTCCCAGGAGTTTGCCGCCGCACTGGACTTGGCGGACACCGCATTGGTCCTGGACATCTATCCCGCCCGCGAGGACCCCATTCCGGGTGTGACAAGCACGTTGATTACCGACCATTTGGTGAACGGACGGCTGGTTTCGGCAGACGAGGCCGTTGATGCCGTGGCAGCCGTCGCAAGCGAAGGCGACGTCGTCCTGACGGTCGGTGCAGGAGACGTCACTGCCTACGGTCCAGTGATCGTGGAGGCGTTGGGTGGCTAG
- a CDS encoding putative Cell division protein FtsQ: MASTRKPTFKAGTEPRQSKDARPGGDSPEVISAQRSVEPEAKTSEKAAANGKRTGGASKTGKELSPDNVIAFPEPKKRRQRRLVLWTLSIVAVVVGVLIAGAVFSPVLAVRTITVDGTSLLTPDAVQKALSGLEGKPLPQVGEQEINELLKPLVQVRSATMEARPPSELLVHVDERVPVALLKQGDSYVMVDVDGVQLGATKDLTAVALPLIDAGVGTTNTELFKAIAAVLDTLPADILARMSTASAASADAVELKLVDGKTVVWGNAEDREMKAKALEALLRMPVDPKVPVSVYDVSVPRHPFTK, from the coding sequence GTGGCTAGCACCCGCAAGCCCACCTTCAAAGCGGGAACGGAGCCGCGGCAAAGCAAAGACGCCCGTCCCGGGGGTGACTCCCCGGAGGTCATCAGTGCACAGCGTTCCGTTGAGCCTGAAGCCAAGACCTCTGAGAAAGCGGCGGCCAATGGCAAGCGCACAGGCGGTGCCTCCAAGACCGGCAAGGAATTGTCGCCGGATAACGTCATTGCTTTTCCTGAGCCGAAGAAACGCCGTCAGCGACGACTCGTGCTGTGGACGCTCTCGATTGTGGCCGTTGTGGTGGGTGTACTGATTGCAGGGGCGGTCTTCTCGCCTGTGCTCGCAGTTCGGACCATAACGGTGGACGGCACTTCCTTGCTGACGCCTGATGCGGTGCAGAAGGCCCTGTCCGGCCTCGAAGGCAAGCCGTTGCCACAGGTTGGCGAGCAAGAAATCAACGAGCTCCTGAAACCATTGGTCCAGGTCCGTTCGGCCACCATGGAAGCACGGCCGCCGTCGGAGTTGCTGGTGCACGTGGATGAGCGCGTCCCGGTGGCCCTGCTGAAACAGGGGGACTCGTACGTGATGGTGGATGTGGACGGCGTGCAGCTCGGTGCGACCAAGGACTTGACCGCCGTAGCGCTGCCGTTGATCGACGCCGGCGTCGGCACAACCAACACGGAGTTGTTCAAGGCGATTGCTGCTGTGTTGGACACCTTGCCCGCGGATATCCTGGCCAGGATGTCCACTGCATCCGCAGCATCCGCGGATGCAGTTGAACTGAAACTGGTGGACGGAAAGACGGTAGTGTGGGGCAATGCCGAGGACAGGGAAATGAAGGCGAAGGCACTTGAAGCGCTCCTGAGGATGCCGGTGGACCCCAAGGTTCCCGTCAGTGTCTACGATGTCAGTGTTCCCCGGCATCCATTCACAAAATAA
- the ftsZ gene encoding cell division protein FtsZ (identified by match to protein family HMM PF00091; match to protein family HMM PF03953; match to protein family HMM TIGR00065) encodes MAAPQNYLAVIKVVGIGGGGVNAVNRMIEVGLRGVEFIAINTDAQALLMSDADVKLDVGRELTRGLGAGANPEVGKQAAEDHADEIEEVLRGADMVFVTAGEGGGTGTGGAPVVARIARSLGALTIGVVTRPFTFEGRRRAGSAEAGIDALRDEVDTLIVIPNDRLLSISDRNVSVLDAFRSADQVLLSGVQGITDLITTPGLINLDFADVKSVMQGAGSALMGIGSARGEDRAVKAAELAIASPLLEASIDGAHGVLLSIQGGSDLGLFEINEAARLVQEVAHPEANIIFGAVIDDALGDEARVTVIAAGFDDVKATSPSMDQSRPAQNPVPSDRPAAPSSAPSSAAAPQHATAGIGAAGLSNWGQQRPSALPADSGFDVDLPAVVEPDLSGSRSDDLDVPDFLK; translated from the coding sequence GTGGCAGCACCGCAGAATTACTTGGCCGTCATCAAGGTCGTCGGCATCGGCGGCGGTGGCGTGAACGCAGTCAACCGCATGATCGAGGTGGGCCTTCGGGGCGTCGAGTTCATCGCCATCAACACCGACGCGCAGGCGCTGCTGATGAGCGACGCCGACGTCAAGCTCGACGTCGGACGTGAGCTCACGCGCGGCCTCGGCGCCGGGGCGAACCCCGAGGTCGGCAAGCAGGCCGCAGAGGACCACGCCGATGAGATCGAAGAAGTTCTCCGCGGCGCTGACATGGTCTTCGTTACGGCAGGCGAGGGCGGTGGCACCGGAACCGGTGGCGCGCCCGTGGTCGCGCGCATCGCCCGCTCCCTCGGTGCGCTGACCATTGGCGTCGTGACCCGTCCGTTCACCTTCGAAGGCCGACGCCGTGCAGGCTCTGCCGAGGCTGGCATTGACGCTCTCCGCGACGAAGTCGACACCCTGATCGTGATCCCCAACGATCGCCTCCTGTCCATTAGTGATCGCAACGTCTCTGTCCTGGACGCTTTCCGTTCTGCGGACCAGGTGCTCCTTTCCGGTGTCCAGGGCATTACCGACCTCATCACCACTCCGGGCCTGATCAACTTGGACTTCGCTGACGTGAAGTCAGTCATGCAGGGCGCAGGATCGGCGCTCATGGGCATCGGTTCCGCCCGCGGTGAAGACCGCGCGGTCAAGGCTGCGGAACTGGCCATCGCTTCACCGCTCCTGGAGGCTTCGATCGACGGTGCCCATGGTGTCCTGCTTTCCATCCAGGGCGGTTCGGATCTTGGATTGTTCGAGATCAATGAGGCTGCCCGCCTTGTGCAGGAAGTGGCCCACCCCGAGGCAAACATCATCTTCGGTGCCGTTATTGACGACGCCTTGGGTGATGAAGCCCGCGTGACCGTCATCGCTGCAGGCTTTGACGATGTCAAGGCAACCTCGCCGTCAATGGACCAGTCCCGTCCGGCGCAGAACCCCGTACCTTCGGACCGCCCTGCCGCACCGAGCAGTGCCCCGTCCAGCGCTGCTGCACCGCAGCACGCTACGGCCGGTATCGGTGCTGCAGGCTTGAGCAACTGGGGCCAGCAGCGTCCGTCCGCCTTGCCCGCTGACTCAGGCTTCGACGTCGACCTCCCCGCAGTGGTTGAACCCGATCTGTCGGGCAGCCGCTCCGATGACCTCGACGTTCCCGACTTCCTGAAGTAA
- a CDS encoding putative uncharacterized conserved protein, YfiH family (identified by match to protein family HMM PF02578): MFWWRNEVRPGVSVAFTDAGAGNLALHVGDDPVDVMARRSRLEHAIEMNSERADPGQFQYMDQVHGNHVEFIASHGPGPTADAMVSAAEVSPSANRRNAQALAVMVADCVPVVLVETSAHNSPVIAVAHAGRPGVASAVVPATVAEMRRRGAVDISAWLGPSICGSCYEVPEELRSDVAAKVPETWSSTSWGTPALDLPAGVRAQMAALDVTVEYSGECTLENDSLFSYRRDSRTGRFAGLVWTHD, encoded by the coding sequence GTGTTTTGGTGGCGAAATGAAGTACGGCCCGGCGTTTCTGTAGCCTTCACGGATGCAGGCGCCGGGAACCTGGCTCTCCATGTGGGGGATGACCCCGTGGATGTGATGGCGCGTCGTTCCCGGTTGGAACATGCCATTGAGATGAACTCCGAGCGTGCTGATCCAGGGCAATTCCAATATATGGATCAGGTCCACGGCAACCATGTTGAGTTCATCGCTTCTCATGGTCCCGGCCCCACTGCCGACGCCATGGTCTCGGCTGCCGAGGTATCGCCCTCAGCCAACCGACGTAACGCACAAGCCCTGGCTGTCATGGTGGCTGATTGTGTCCCCGTTGTGCTCGTTGAAACAAGCGCCCATAACAGTCCGGTCATAGCGGTTGCCCACGCCGGACGTCCCGGTGTTGCTTCGGCCGTTGTGCCAGCCACCGTGGCGGAAATGCGGCGCCGGGGTGCTGTGGATATCAGTGCCTGGCTCGGGCCGTCCATCTGTGGATCCTGTTACGAGGTACCGGAAGAGCTACGTTCTGACGTCGCAGCCAAAGTTCCCGAAACATGGTCCTCCACGTCGTGGGGGACGCCGGCCCTGGACTTGCCCGCGGGTGTTCGTGCCCAGATGGCCGCGCTGGATGTCACGGTGGAGTATTCGGGGGAGTGCACCCTGGAGAATGACTCCCTTTTCTCATACCGGCGGGACTCCCGAACCGGTCGATTTGCAGGTTTGGTGTGGACGCATGACTAG
- a CDS encoding putative alanine racemase, N-terminal domain protein (identified by match to protein family HMM PF01168; match to protein family HMM TIGR00044), with translation MTSLGYDNDQRQDSGGDARSAELADRLGLVRRRIEAAVHAAGRTDPPKLIVVTKFHPAADVRRLVALGVTDVGENRDQEAASKSVELADVDVRWHFIGQLQSNKAKSVVKYAHSVQSIDRPQVVDALVKAIAREKGATGRSDLDCFIQVSLDDDAGAHRGGADPSDVEVLAEKIESADGLRLSGLMAVAPLGADPNAAFEKLAGISEALRAVHPAATGISAGMSQDLEAAVTFGATHLRIGSDILGSRPAVG, from the coding sequence ATGACTAGCCTTGGATACGACAATGACCAGCGGCAGGATTCGGGCGGCGACGCCCGTAGCGCCGAGCTTGCCGATCGGCTCGGACTAGTCCGCCGGCGGATAGAGGCAGCCGTTCACGCTGCAGGACGAACTGATCCGCCAAAGCTGATTGTGGTCACCAAGTTCCACCCGGCGGCCGATGTCCGCCGCCTGGTTGCCCTCGGCGTTACGGACGTCGGCGAGAACCGCGACCAGGAAGCCGCTTCCAAGAGCGTTGAGCTCGCCGACGTTGACGTCCGATGGCACTTCATCGGCCAGCTACAGAGCAACAAGGCAAAGTCCGTCGTCAAGTATGCCCACTCTGTCCAGTCGATAGACCGCCCCCAGGTTGTTGACGCTTTGGTCAAAGCCATAGCGCGGGAAAAGGGTGCCACGGGGCGAAGCGATTTGGACTGTTTCATCCAAGTCAGTTTGGACGACGACGCCGGGGCGCACCGCGGCGGTGCAGACCCGTCAGATGTTGAGGTACTTGCAGAAAAAATTGAGTCAGCAGACGGGCTCCGGTTGTCCGGGCTGATGGCCGTGGCTCCGCTGGGGGCTGATCCGAATGCGGCGTTTGAGAAACTTGCCGGAATTTCCGAGGCGCTGCGTGCCGTTCATCCCGCCGCAACCGGTATTTCTGCCGGGATGAGCCAGGACTTGGAAGCTGCGGTGACGTTCGGGGCGACACACCTGAGAATTGGCTCCGATATTCTCGGTTCCCGTCCGGCCGTGGGGTAG